In a genomic window of Tamandua tetradactyla isolate mTamTet1 chromosome 17, mTamTet1.pri, whole genome shotgun sequence:
- the FHL2 gene encoding four and a half LIM domains protein 2 isoform X1, giving the protein MEIWMRIKNMSTLGLLKSRVKMTERFDCHHCNESLFGKKYILREESPHCVQCFETLYANTCEECAKPIGCDCKDLCYKDRHWHETCFHCSQCKNSLVDKPFAVKEDQLLCTECYSNEYSSRCHECKKTIMPGTRKMEYKGSSWHETCFICHRCQQPIGTKSFIPKDNQNFCVPCYEKQYAMQCVQCKKPITTGGVTYREQPWHKECFVCTACKKQLSGQRFTSRDEFAYCLNCFCDLYAKKCAGCTNPISGLGGTKYISFEERQWHNDCFNCKKCSLSLVGRGFLTERDDILCPDCGKDI; this is encoded by the exons GTTATTGAAAAGCCGCGTCAAAATGACTGAGCGCTTCGACTGCCACCATTGTAACGAATCTCTCTTTGGCAAGAAGTACATTTTGAGGGAGGAGAGCCCCCACTGTGTGCAGTGCTTTGAGACCCTCTACGCCAACACCTGCGAGGAGTGCGCCAAGCCCATCGGCTGCGATTGCAAG GACTTGTGTTATAAGGACCGGCACTGGCACGAGACCTGTTTCCACTGCTCCCAGTGCAAGAACTCGCTGGTGGACAAGCCCTTTGCGGTCAAGGAGGATCAGCTGCTGTGCACGGAGTGCTACTCCAACGAGTACTCCTCCAGATGCCACGAGTGCAAGAAGACGATTATGCCAG GGACCCGCAAGATGGAGTATAAGGGCAGCAGCTGGCATGAGACCTGCTTCATCTGTCATCGCTGCCAACAGCCTATTGGAACCAAGAGTTTCATCCCTAAAGACAATCAGAATTTCTGTGTGCCCTGCTATGAGAAACAGTACGCCATGCAGTGTGTTCAGTGCAAAAAG CCCATCACCACTGGAGGTGTCACCTACCGCGAGCAGCCCTGGCACAAGGAATGCTTTGTATGCACTGCCTGCAAGAAGCAGCTATCTGGGCAGCGTTTCACATCTCGAGATGAGTTTGCTTACTGCCTGAACTGCTTCTGTGACTTATATGCCAAGAAGTGTGCTGGGTGCACCAATCCAATCAGTG gacTTGGAGGCACCAAGTACATCTCTTTTGAGGAACGGCAGTGGCACAACGATTGCTTTAATTGTAAGAAGTGCTCCCTTTCATTGGTGGGGCGAGGCTTTCTCACAGAGAGGGATGACATTCTGTGTCCTGATTGTGGAAAAGATATCTGA
- the FHL2 gene encoding four and a half LIM domains protein 2 isoform X2, whose amino-acid sequence MTERFDCHHCNESLFGKKYILREESPHCVQCFETLYANTCEECAKPIGCDCKDLCYKDRHWHETCFHCSQCKNSLVDKPFAVKEDQLLCTECYSNEYSSRCHECKKTIMPGTRKMEYKGSSWHETCFICHRCQQPIGTKSFIPKDNQNFCVPCYEKQYAMQCVQCKKPITTGGVTYREQPWHKECFVCTACKKQLSGQRFTSRDEFAYCLNCFCDLYAKKCAGCTNPISGLGGTKYISFEERQWHNDCFNCKKCSLSLVGRGFLTERDDILCPDCGKDI is encoded by the exons ATGACTGAGCGCTTCGACTGCCACCATTGTAACGAATCTCTCTTTGGCAAGAAGTACATTTTGAGGGAGGAGAGCCCCCACTGTGTGCAGTGCTTTGAGACCCTCTACGCCAACACCTGCGAGGAGTGCGCCAAGCCCATCGGCTGCGATTGCAAG GACTTGTGTTATAAGGACCGGCACTGGCACGAGACCTGTTTCCACTGCTCCCAGTGCAAGAACTCGCTGGTGGACAAGCCCTTTGCGGTCAAGGAGGATCAGCTGCTGTGCACGGAGTGCTACTCCAACGAGTACTCCTCCAGATGCCACGAGTGCAAGAAGACGATTATGCCAG GGACCCGCAAGATGGAGTATAAGGGCAGCAGCTGGCATGAGACCTGCTTCATCTGTCATCGCTGCCAACAGCCTATTGGAACCAAGAGTTTCATCCCTAAAGACAATCAGAATTTCTGTGTGCCCTGCTATGAGAAACAGTACGCCATGCAGTGTGTTCAGTGCAAAAAG CCCATCACCACTGGAGGTGTCACCTACCGCGAGCAGCCCTGGCACAAGGAATGCTTTGTATGCACTGCCTGCAAGAAGCAGCTATCTGGGCAGCGTTTCACATCTCGAGATGAGTTTGCTTACTGCCTGAACTGCTTCTGTGACTTATATGCCAAGAAGTGTGCTGGGTGCACCAATCCAATCAGTG gacTTGGAGGCACCAAGTACATCTCTTTTGAGGAACGGCAGTGGCACAACGATTGCTTTAATTGTAAGAAGTGCTCCCTTTCATTGGTGGGGCGAGGCTTTCTCACAGAGAGGGATGACATTCTGTGTCCTGATTGTGGAAAAGATATCTGA
- the FHL2 gene encoding four and a half LIM domains protein 2 isoform X3, whose product MEIWMRIKNMSTLGLLKSRVKMTERFDCHHCNESLFGKKYILREESPHCVQCFETLYANTCEECAKPIGCDCKDLCYKDRHWHETCFHCSQCKNSLVDKPFAVKEDQLLCTECYSNEYSSRCHECKKTIMPGTRKMEYKGSSWHETCFICHRCQQPIGTKSFIPKDNQNFCVPCYEKQYAMQCVQCKKPITTGGVTYREQPWHKECFVCTACKKQLSGQRFTSRDEFAYCLNCFCDLYAKKCAGCTNPISGSGNQTQVFGMAGKNSATEAPIAPLSL is encoded by the exons GTTATTGAAAAGCCGCGTCAAAATGACTGAGCGCTTCGACTGCCACCATTGTAACGAATCTCTCTTTGGCAAGAAGTACATTTTGAGGGAGGAGAGCCCCCACTGTGTGCAGTGCTTTGAGACCCTCTACGCCAACACCTGCGAGGAGTGCGCCAAGCCCATCGGCTGCGATTGCAAG GACTTGTGTTATAAGGACCGGCACTGGCACGAGACCTGTTTCCACTGCTCCCAGTGCAAGAACTCGCTGGTGGACAAGCCCTTTGCGGTCAAGGAGGATCAGCTGCTGTGCACGGAGTGCTACTCCAACGAGTACTCCTCCAGATGCCACGAGTGCAAGAAGACGATTATGCCAG GGACCCGCAAGATGGAGTATAAGGGCAGCAGCTGGCATGAGACCTGCTTCATCTGTCATCGCTGCCAACAGCCTATTGGAACCAAGAGTTTCATCCCTAAAGACAATCAGAATTTCTGTGTGCCCTGCTATGAGAAACAGTACGCCATGCAGTGTGTTCAGTGCAAAAAG CCCATCACCACTGGAGGTGTCACCTACCGCGAGCAGCCCTGGCACAAGGAATGCTTTGTATGCACTGCCTGCAAGAAGCAGCTATCTGGGCAGCGTTTCACATCTCGAGATGAGTTTGCTTACTGCCTGAACTGCTTCTGTGACTTATATGCCAAGAAGTGTGCTGGGTGCACCAATCCAATCAGTG gctccgggaatcaaacccaggtctttgggatggcaggcaagaattctgccactgaagcaCCAATTGCACCGCTCTCACTTTAA